A section of the Methanosarcina mazei S-6 genome encodes:
- a CDS encoding carboxymuconolactone decarboxylase family protein, with the protein MPFMDEILPETAEAFGKLRSSIFEGGELDRKTKELIAVASSVLMRCQYCVDVHSQRAVANGASKKEVAEAIAVAMFIAGGSQLNWANNYGENVYDIIFKEKKPLESGKEKSDEEKGCCCGK; encoded by the coding sequence ATGCCATTCATGGATGAAATACTGCCTGAAACTGCTGAAGCATTCGGAAAACTGAGAAGTTCTATCTTTGAAGGTGGAGAACTTGACCGCAAAACCAAGGAACTTATAGCCGTTGCCTCCTCAGTCCTGATGCGTTGCCAGTACTGTGTTGATGTTCATTCTCAAAGAGCTGTTGCTAATGGAGCAAGCAAAAAAGAAGTTGCAGAAGCCATTGCTGTTGCCATGTTTATAGCCGGAGGCTCTCAGCTTAACTGGGCGAATAACTACGGCGAAAACGTTTATGATATCATCTTTAAGGAGAAAAAACCCCTGGAGTCCGGAAAAGAGAAATCGGATGAAGAGAAAGGCTGCTGCTGCGGTAAATAA
- the arsB gene encoding ACR3 family arsenite efflux transporter, with product MPEGTEERELDFFSKYLSIWVAVCIILGTALGYAFPGFARALGGIEIAEVSIPVAVVLLIMMYPIMLKINFEEILNVEANLKPLVLTLVVNWLIKPFTMAFVAWFFMSVLFEALIPADLQAQYIAGMILLGLAPCTAMVLVWTYLARANINYALIQVSVNDLIILVLFAPLGKFLLGVTTDFPVPLMTIFVSVLFYVAIPLGLAVLTRQVMIKKKGISWFENKLIRKTQWITPAGLLITLVLIFIFQGSNIINYPLHILLIAIPLVLQTYLIFWIGYAGAKYLKIPYMEAAPSTFIGASNFFELAVAVALILFGMESGAALATVVGVLVEVPVMLSLVKIMERSREKFKF from the coding sequence ATGCCTGAGGGAACTGAAGAAAGGGAGCTCGACTTTTTCAGTAAATACCTATCTATCTGGGTTGCGGTCTGCATCATACTCGGAACCGCACTGGGATATGCTTTTCCAGGATTTGCGCGCGCCCTTGGTGGAATTGAAATTGCAGAAGTTTCGATCCCCGTAGCTGTAGTACTCCTGATCATGATGTATCCTATAATGCTTAAAATTAATTTTGAAGAGATTTTGAATGTCGAAGCGAACCTGAAACCCCTCGTCCTGACCCTTGTCGTAAACTGGTTGATAAAGCCCTTTACAATGGCTTTTGTTGCGTGGTTTTTTATGAGCGTTCTTTTTGAAGCCCTGATCCCTGCTGACCTTCAGGCACAGTACATTGCAGGCATGATTCTTCTGGGGCTTGCCCCCTGTACGGCGATGGTACTTGTCTGGACCTACCTTGCAAGAGCAAATATTAACTATGCTTTAATTCAGGTCTCAGTAAATGACCTTATAATCCTGGTCCTTTTCGCCCCGCTGGGAAAATTCCTGCTCGGAGTCACAACTGACTTCCCTGTTCCTCTAATGACAATCTTTGTCTCGGTCCTGTTTTATGTGGCAATTCCTCTCGGTCTTGCTGTGCTGACAAGGCAGGTAATGATAAAGAAAAAAGGCATTTCCTGGTTTGAAAATAAACTTATACGAAAAACACAATGGATCACTCCTGCCGGGCTTTTGATAACTCTTGTCCTGATTTTTATATTCCAGGGAAGCAACATCATTAATTACCCTCTGCATATCCTCCTGATTGCGATCCCCCTTGTTCTGCAAACTTACCTGATCTTCTGGATAGGTTATGCAGGAGCGAAATACCTTAAAATCCCTTATATGGAAGCTGCACCCTCGACCTTTATCGGTGCCAGCAATTTCTTTGAACTGGCGGTAGCAGTAGCTTTAATTCTATTTGGAATGGAATCAGGGGCAGCTCTCGCGACAGTTGTGGGAGTGCTTGTGGAAGTGCCTGTTATGCTTTCCCTTGTGAAAATTATGGAAAGGAGCAGGGAGAAGTTCAAGTTCTGA